The following coding sequences are from one Lysinibacillus sp. FSL W8-0992 window:
- the aceB gene encoding malate synthase A, giving the protein MEQVTTGKLTIVGEQNEQTKEILTPEALEFVLALHEKFDARRKELLEARQERQKRLDAGEKLDFLPDTKHIREGDWTIAPLPADLQDRRVEITGPVDRKMVINALNSGAKMFMACFEDASAPTWENMISGQINMRDAINKTIEFTQASNGKTYKLNNETAVLLVRPRGLHLLEKHVLVDGEPISGSFFDFALYLFHNAKNALAKGTGPYFYLPKLESHLEARLWNDVFVFAQDYIGIPQGTIRATVLIETILAAFEMDEILYELRDHSAGLNCGRWDYIFSYIKRLRNQPDVILPDRGQVTMTVPFMKAYTSLCIQTCHKRNAPAMGGMAAQIPVKGDDEANAVAFAKVAEDKRREATDGHDGTWVAHPGMVATAMEQFDAIMETPNQIHKKREDVNVKAEDLVAVPEGTITLEGLQINCSVGVQYIASWLRGNGAAPINNLMEDAATAEISRTQVWQWIRHPKGILDDGRGITLAFVLEVLEEELVKIKEAVGEQAYNSGRYDEAAELFKSLIEQDEFVEFLTLPGYEKLS; this is encoded by the coding sequence ATGGAACAGGTAACTACAGGTAAGCTTACTATTGTTGGGGAACAAAACGAGCAAACAAAAGAAATTTTAACACCGGAAGCCCTTGAGTTTGTTCTAGCCCTGCATGAAAAGTTTGATGCTCGTCGTAAAGAGCTTTTAGAGGCTCGGCAAGAACGTCAAAAACGTCTTGATGCTGGTGAGAAACTCGACTTCCTACCAGATACAAAGCATATCCGTGAGGGAGATTGGACGATTGCGCCACTGCCAGCGGATTTACAAGATCGACGAGTAGAAATTACTGGACCAGTAGACCGCAAAATGGTTATTAATGCGTTGAACTCTGGTGCGAAAATGTTCATGGCTTGTTTTGAAGATGCATCTGCTCCGACATGGGAAAACATGATTTCTGGTCAAATCAATATGCGTGATGCCATTAATAAGACAATTGAATTTACACAAGCATCAAATGGTAAAACATATAAATTAAACAATGAAACAGCTGTATTATTAGTACGTCCACGAGGTCTTCATTTACTTGAAAAGCATGTACTAGTGGATGGGGAACCTATATCAGGTAGTTTCTTTGATTTTGCTCTATATTTATTCCACAATGCTAAAAATGCACTAGCAAAAGGTACGGGTCCATACTTCTACCTGCCAAAGTTAGAAAGCCATTTAGAGGCTCGTTTGTGGAATGATGTTTTTGTCTTTGCACAAGATTACATCGGTATTCCACAAGGTACAATTAGAGCTACAGTTTTAATTGAAACAATATTGGCTGCTTTTGAAATGGATGAAATTTTATATGAGCTTCGCGACCATTCAGCAGGTCTGAACTGTGGCCGTTGGGATTATATTTTCAGCTATATTAAACGCCTGCGTAATCAACCAGATGTGATTTTACCTGATCGCGGTCAAGTAACGATGACAGTTCCATTTATGAAGGCTTATACGTCATTATGTATTCAAACATGTCATAAACGTAACGCACCTGCGATGGGCGGTATGGCGGCGCAAATTCCTGTAAAAGGGGATGACGAAGCGAATGCAGTAGCATTTGCAAAGGTTGCTGAAGACAAACGTCGTGAGGCAACTGATGGTCATGACGGGACTTGGGTAGCACACCCTGGCATGGTTGCAACGGCTATGGAGCAGTTTGATGCGATTATGGAGACACCAAATCAAATTCATAAAAAACGCGAAGATGTGAATGTTAAGGCTGAAGATTTAGTGGCTGTGCCAGAAGGTACAATTACACTTGAAGGTCTTCAAATTAACTGTAGTGTTGGGGTTCAGTACATCGCTTCTTGGTTACGAGGCAACGGTGCTGCACCGATTAACAACTTGATGGAGGATGCTGCAACAGCAGAAATCTCCCGTACACAAGTATGGCAATGGATTCGTCATCCAAAGGGTATTTTAGATGATGGAAGAGGTATTACATTAGCATTCGTGCTAGAAGTTTTGGAAGAAGAGCTTGTGAAAATTAAAGAGGCTGTTGGGGAACAGGCTTATAACAGTGGTCGCTATGATGAAGCTGCTGAACTGTTTAAATCTTTAATTGAACAAGATGAGTTCGTGGAATTCTTGACACTTCCAGGCTATGAAAAATTAAGTTAA
- the aceA gene encoding isocitrate lyase encodes MSTRQEKIQALEKQWAENPRWAGIERAYTAEEVVKLQGSVVIEQTLATKGATRLWKSLHEEPFINALGALTGNQAVQQVKAGLQAIYLSGWQVAADANLSGQMYPDQSLYPANSVPAVVKRINQALQRADQIDHAEGRVDDFDWFAPIVADAEAGFGGPLNVFELVKGMIEAGAAGVHLEDQLASEKKCGHLGGKVLLPTQNAVRNLIAARLATDVMGVDTILIARTDADAADMVTSDIDPRDAEFITGERTPEGFFRTKPGIKQAIARGLAYAPYADLIWCETSKPSLEEAREFAAAIHAEFPGKMLAYNCSPSFNWKANLSEEEIAEYQRELGKLGYKFQFVTLAGFHALNHSMFELAHDYKDNGMAAYSKLQQAEFASESKGYTATRHQREVGTGYFDDVSQVISGGTSSTTAMAGSTETEQFV; translated from the coding sequence ATGTCAACACGTCAAGAAAAAATCCAAGCTTTAGAAAAACAATGGGCAGAAAACCCGCGTTGGGCTGGTATTGAGCGCGCATATACAGCTGAAGAAGTAGTTAAATTACAGGGGTCTGTTGTAATTGAGCAAACTTTAGCAACTAAAGGTGCTACGCGACTTTGGAAATCCCTACATGAAGAACCATTCATTAATGCATTAGGTGCACTAACTGGTAATCAAGCGGTTCAACAAGTAAAAGCAGGTTTACAAGCAATCTACTTATCAGGCTGGCAAGTAGCTGCCGATGCTAACCTTTCGGGACAAATGTATCCTGACCAATCACTATACCCAGCTAACTCTGTACCAGCTGTAGTAAAACGTATTAATCAAGCACTACAACGCGCTGATCAAATCGATCATGCTGAAGGTCGTGTAGATGACTTTGATTGGTTTGCGCCTATCGTTGCAGATGCTGAAGCTGGTTTCGGTGGTCCTCTAAATGTATTTGAACTTGTAAAAGGTATGATTGAGGCGGGAGCTGCAGGTGTTCATTTAGAAGACCAATTAGCTTCTGAGAAAAAATGTGGGCACTTAGGTGGGAAAGTATTACTTCCTACACAAAATGCTGTTCGTAACTTAATTGCAGCTCGTCTAGCAACAGATGTAATGGGCGTAGATACAATTTTAATCGCGCGTACGGACGCTGATGCAGCAGATATGGTAACTTCAGATATCGATCCACGTGATGCAGAATTTATAACTGGTGAACGTACACCTGAAGGCTTCTTCCGTACAAAACCAGGTATCAAACAAGCAATTGCCCGCGGTTTAGCATATGCACCATACGCAGATTTAATCTGGTGTGAAACGTCTAAGCCATCACTTGAAGAAGCACGCGAATTTGCAGCAGCGATTCATGCTGAATTCCCAGGTAAAATGCTTGCTTACAACTGCTCACCTTCATTTAACTGGAAAGCAAACCTTTCAGAAGAAGAAATCGCAGAATACCAACGCGAGCTTGGAAAACTAGGATACAAATTCCAATTCGTAACGCTAGCAGGCTTCCATGCATTAAACCACTCTATGTTTGAGCTAGCTCATGACTATAAAGATAACGGAATGGCTGCATACTCTAAACTACAACAAGCAGAGTTTGCTTCTGAATCTAAAGGCTATACGGCTACTCGTCATCAACGTGAAGTAGGTACAGGTTACTTCGATGATGTGTCACAAGTTATTTCAGGTGGTACTTCTTCAACAACAGCAATGGCAGGATCTACAGAAACTGAACAATTCGTTTAA
- a CDS encoding LytTR family DNA-binding domain-containing protein: MNNELDSLQKDISQQFITMLQDWIPTNSSIAIAVQNSYIYFHSGSHSIHLEAGRQVEPGSIAEQVLQTKKRTDAILDNTLFGTPYYGIGYPIHIQDTLAALVIVLPSTFTAQKLEPYQFLTGKRDEEWNPVAIEKISYIESLQKKTWFYVEKEQFKTSITLKELQMRLPAFFIRIHRSYIVNIHFIKKMARDLTSNFIVTLKDGTELPVSQSYLNNLRNALEF, from the coding sequence ATGAATAATGAATTAGATTCTTTACAAAAAGATATTTCACAACAATTTATTACGATGTTACAAGACTGGATTCCAACAAATTCGTCCATCGCCATTGCTGTTCAAAACTCTTATATCTATTTTCACTCTGGATCGCACAGTATTCATTTAGAAGCAGGGCGGCAAGTCGAGCCAGGCAGTATTGCAGAGCAAGTATTACAAACAAAAAAGCGCACAGACGCAATCTTAGACAATACCTTATTTGGAACACCATATTACGGTATTGGCTATCCAATACATATACAGGACACGCTAGCTGCATTAGTAATTGTTTTACCTTCAACTTTTACAGCACAGAAATTAGAACCTTATCAATTTTTAACTGGTAAACGGGACGAAGAATGGAACCCTGTTGCCATTGAGAAAATATCTTATATCGAAAGCCTGCAGAAAAAGACATGGTTCTATGTAGAAAAGGAACAGTTTAAAACAAGTATTACACTCAAGGAGTTACAAATGCGCTTACCAGCATTTTTCATTCGCATTCATCGATCTTATATTGTTAATATTCATTTTATAAAAAAGATGGCGCGTGATCTCACTTCCAATTTTATCGTTACATTAAAAGACGGGACAGAACTACCAGTCAGCCAATCCTATCTCAATAACTTGCGAAACGCCCTTGAATTTTAA